Within Spinacia oleracea cultivar Varoflay chromosome 4, BTI_SOV_V1, whole genome shotgun sequence, the genomic segment GAAGAGAACAAATCACAAGATCCTAGAGAAGAAtgtaaaaggaaaaacaaaaataattaaaaaagaggaaaaaaggACATGAGGTAAGCTTGGGTCCCACACATGAGTAGATTCTCCAATAAAACCATAATAGACCAAAGAAACAGGAGAGCCAGGATATAAAAAAGTTGCCATGTTAGAGCAACAGCAACTAGCAAGTATTAAAATGCTCCatacaaaacaaaaattaagttaaaataaaaccaGACATTTAAAAGAAAGCTCTGCTCCTTCTTGCTGATGTATGCTATGGACAAAGGGGGAAGGTAAACAATCTGTAGCCTCCTTCAACAAATTACAActatatcatcatcatcaacagtttaatcatcatcatcatgatCATCTGACtcaacaacaacaccaacactTTAAAGCAACACAAATATCTCTTCTgcccttcttcttctctctcaatttttttttttggagatgCACACTTCCATATCTCGTAGGATTCTCCACAAAGTTAGTACCCTCCTTCCCTTTTTCTCTCAcctctttttcctttttatgcTCAGTTTTTTGAGTTTTAATCAGATATTCATAATGGGTTTTTTCTTTTCTGAAATgggttttgcttttttttttttggaaaaattgttactttttgttgttgtttataTGAGGAAGAATAAAAAAACTGAAATCACTGTAGTTAGTTTGATGAATTGGAGCGTCATTTTGTTGTCCAAGCTAGATTGTTAATTTGCTTCCTTTTAATTCTACTGTGATCTTAGTTGatgttgatttttggaaaatacGAAGTCAAACAAATTCTCACATGAATTTTGTTATGTATTGCAGTATAGAGAGGACTTTTGAATTGAAGATGCTGTTTCAACACCTCAAACAGATTGAGTTCTTCAAGACAGAAGATAGAGATCCTTCTTGGGAGTTTTGCCATTTGTTCTACATATTTAGGCTACTTTGGAGTTTTGGCTCATAATATTAAAAACAGGTTTCCCTTTTTAGATGCtgttaaaataagaaaattatatttttgcaTAATAGATTCATAAAAagctattttttttaaaaaaaaaggtttgTGAATATGGATAATGGTTCCTTCAATCCTGCCAATAATCCTCCTGTATTTGGAAACATTGACTATGATTTAATGGAGCAACTGTTGGATGAAGGATGCTGGTTACAGACAGCTGATGGATCAAACCTTCTGCAGTCAAGTACAAGTCCTGGGCAGGGTCCTAGTCCATCCTCTTCTCGAGGCTTGAGCTACCCATCATCTTTTTCATTCCCTTGTTTGGAGCCTAGTTTAACTCAGGCAGAACAGGCAGTGGATTCAGATTGTCAGAATAACATTAACAGTAGCGCGATAACACCAGCATCAGTAGCAGCAGCAGCTCTGAATCAAGCGCGTAACTTCAGTTGGGAAGGCAATGAGCTAAACAGAATATTGTGGATAGAGCCAAAGGCAAATTCAGGGCCTTCAACCTCTGTGGGAGATAGGTTGATGTCAGCAGTTTACCAGTTGAAAGAATTGAATAGAAATAGAGATGTGCTGATTCAGATATGGGTTCCAATAAAGAAAGGACTAAAGAGTTTCCTTACAACAGCGGAACAGCCATACTTCCACCAACCTTCTAGTACGCGGTTGGTTCATTACAGAGATGTTTCTGCAAAGTATGAATTCTTAGCAGATGAAGATACTAAACAGGCACTTGGATTGCCTGGGCGAGTCTTCCTTGGCAAGGCGCCTGAATGGACGCCTGATGTTCGTTTTTTCAGACAGGAGGAGTATCCACGTAGTGTTTATGCACACAAGTATGATGTTCGTGGCTCCATTGCTCTTCCTGTTTTTGAAAAAGGTAGTGGTGATTCCTTGGGTGTGGTTGAGATTATCATGACTACCGAAAAGTTTGATTATCGTCCTGAAGTTGAAAGTGTTTGTAAAGCACTTGAGGtatctttttttctttcctACTTTTAATTCTACTGTTAAGGATTATCCCAAACTAATCAACTATTATTCCTTTTCTGTACGTATTCTTTGATTTCTATTATCTTCCCTTTACCACATTGGGATCAATTATGCTGCTGCTCTTTTTAAGTTTTATCAACTAGCAGCCCTCAAGTTATATCAAGTTGCTATTTACTTTTACCAACTACTTGTATTACTTATGGTGAGGGCGAGGATTTGTTGACTAATTAGGAATGTATTCTTGCAAAAGAACACCCTAGAGATTGGATGATTTACTTTGCGCGTCTCTGAAATGGGGTTATCATGTCTGTTTATTCAGCCAATGCCATCTTTACTTATCCAAATGAGAATCACTTGCTCATTTGTGCTTCACTTTTGTGCAGACTGTTCACCTCAGGAGTTCAGAAATCCTTAACATTCCTCCGGAACAGGTAACCTATAACAGAAATCAATGGCATGTATCCccaaaaaaagaagagagaaatttTCTTCTCTGTATTTCTGACATAAGTATCTTACTGATTAACTGCTAACATTAGAATGTTTATATTTCTTTATCAGGCAAGAAAAGGAACTGATGAAGTTGTTCAGCCTGAGATTTTAACAGTGGTGAGAGCTGTATGTGATACATTAAATTTGCCTTTAGCTCAAACATGGGCTCCATGTTCACAACAAGGAAAAGGTGGTTGTTGGCATTCTGAAAAAAATGTTCATTGTGTTTCAATCATTGATTCTGCTTGTTATGTTCGTGATGAACGAGTTATGGATTTTCACAAGGCCTGCTCAGATCATCACCTATTGAGAAGTCAAGGAGGTATAGTTGGCAAAGCATTTGACACCAACCAGCCTTGTTATGCTACTGATGTCACAGAGTTTAGTAAGGTTGAATATCCTCTGTCTCATCATGCAAAGATGTTTGGGCTGCGTGGTGCAGTTGCAATAAGGCTCCGCGGCATCTGTCATGAGACGAATGATTATGTTTTAGAATTGTATTTACCATCCGATTTCCAGGAAAATGGGCTATCCTTTCATACTAAGATATGGCAGGCAGTATCAATGGTGATACAGCAACACTGCCAGTATCTGCATTTTATCACAGATAAGGATTTTGAGCAGAAAGCCTCGTTTCAAGGGAAGACGGTTGCAGATAACGAGATAAAAGAAACTTCCTGGTTCTCACAGATGATGGAACCTCAGAGAAAGGGTAAGGAAGTAGTGGTTTCACTTGAATTTGGAGAGGACGAGCCTAGCAAAGGATTTAAGGTGATGAATTGGAGTGATAGCGAGCCAAGTTTACAACTTGGACAGGCACTTTCTGATAGTGAAAACATCAATCAAGATTCTGCATCAAAAGGGATAAGTGGTACATCATCTGGAAGCCGGCTTCCTCTTAGTGCAAGAAGTGAAAGGAGGAGAACCAAAACTCAGAAAACAATCAGTTTGGATATACTTAGGCAATATTTTGCTGGTAGTCTAAAAGATGCAGCCAAAAGCATTGGAGGTAATATTCTTACACAATGTGATCCACTTTATAAGAAAATTTTGGTGGTTTTATACATTCAGATCAAGAAATACTCCTACATTTTGAAGTGATTGCCTCATTTAATTGCGGTGTAAAATCCAAGAAACAAGTTGAATTAAGAAAGTGAGCTGTTATATTTCTGTAATATTAAGAAAGAGAACATTTCTGTAATATTAACTGAATGTCTGAATGTCATTCTTACTGTTAGCTAATGCAGAACTTAACGAGCAGAATTTTGCTATTATCTGTCTTAACATCTTGACCATAATTCCATTGAAATTCTAGAAATATAGCTAGGATTTCAATGGTGCAGACAATGTGCTCACTTGATGCTGTCTAAGTATGAATCCTATGACTAAGGCTATTATGTTTATGCAGTTTGCCCCACAACTCTGAAAAGGATATGTAGGCAGCACGGAATTGCTAGATGGCCTTCTAGAAAGATCAAGAAGGTGGATCATTCTTTAAGGAAACTTCAACTGGTGATTGACTCAGTGCAAGGTGCTGAAGGTTCCATCCAACTGTCTTCTTTCTATTCAAAATTCCCTGAACTTAATAGTCCAACCACACAAGCAAAACCAAGTCAAGTTTCATCGATAAACTTGAATAATCAACCAAAGCAACAGCTAA encodes:
- the LOC110805952 gene encoding protein NLP2; this encodes MDNGSFNPANNPPVFGNIDYDLMEQLLDEGCWLQTADGSNLLQSSTSPGQGPSPSSSRGLSYPSSFSFPCLEPSLTQAEQAVDSDCQNNINSSAITPASVAAAALNQARNFSWEGNELNRILWIEPKANSGPSTSVGDRLMSAVYQLKELNRNRDVLIQIWVPIKKGLKSFLTTAEQPYFHQPSSTRLVHYRDVSAKYEFLADEDTKQALGLPGRVFLGKAPEWTPDVRFFRQEEYPRSVYAHKYDVRGSIALPVFEKGSGDSLGVVEIIMTTEKFDYRPEVESVCKALETVHLRSSEILNIPPEQARKGTDEVVQPEILTVVRAVCDTLNLPLAQTWAPCSQQGKGGCWHSEKNVHCVSIIDSACYVRDERVMDFHKACSDHHLLRSQGGIVGKAFDTNQPCYATDVTEFSKVEYPLSHHAKMFGLRGAVAIRLRGICHETNDYVLELYLPSDFQENGLSFHTKIWQAVSMVIQQHCQYLHFITDKDFEQKASFQGKTVADNEIKETSWFSQMMEPQRKGKEVVVSLEFGEDEPSKGFKVMNWSDSEPSLQLGQALSDSENINQDSASKGISGTSSGSRLPLSARSERRRTKTQKTISLDILRQYFAGSLKDAAKSIGVCPTTLKRICRQHGIARWPSRKIKKVDHSLRKLQLVIDSVQGAEGSIQLSSFYSKFPELNSPTTQAKPSQVSSINLNNQPKQQLTTQPEGNIYPSGATTSNSPASTSSSQTSTSSYCFSSGANLSSTPVTTIASGSKDASTAEETGGSLKRARSEAELQGLITKKEATQILERSQSNKTLAEHPSFETLPPFPMTKSWLSREAGVFKAKASFGEEKVRFSILPNTGFQQLQQEIVKRFSLEDLSKMGIKYLDDDKEWVLLTCDADLEECIDIHKSSGSHTIKLSISPLSSLAGSFGSSGLS